Proteins encoded in a region of the Mixophyes fleayi isolate aMixFle1 chromosome 5, aMixFle1.hap1, whole genome shotgun sequence genome:
- the LOC142159348 gene encoding cathelicidin-related antimicrobial peptide Na_CRAMP-like — protein MRSWWLSLLVLSAVTLDIGLSQSPQCDIQYEIRVIEAVKSFNREEKFPYLYKLLNDVPATLLQDKNKFQTLEFEIKETVCPKSAKRDSEQCDYNPDGETMVCTIHLAEKDEDVVKCSILSKILRRKRRPGAGSVIGVVKISKSYGL, from the exons ATGAGGAGCTGGTGGCTGTCTCTGCTCGTACTCTCTGCAGTCACGTTGGACATCGGTCTCTCCCAGTCTCCACAATGTGACATTCAGTATGAAATACGTGTAATAGAGGCCGTGAAAAGTTTCAATAGGGAGGAAAAGTTCCCATATTTATATAAACTGCTCAATGATGTCCCAGCTACACTCCTGCAG GATAAGAACAAATTTCAGACATTGGAGTTCGAAATAAAGGAGACTGTGTGTCCCAAATCTGCAAAGAGGGATTCAGAACAATGTGACTATAACCCAGATGGG GAGACTATGGTGTGCACCATTCATTTGGCTGAGAAGGACGAAGATGTGGTAAAATGTTCCATTCTATCCAAG ATTTTAAGAAGAAAAAGGAGACCTGGAGCAGGAAGTGTTATTGGTGTCGTGAAAATCTCTAAGAGCTATGGCCTTTGA